Genomic window (Maylandia zebra isolate NMK-2024a linkage group LG11, Mzebra_GT3a, whole genome shotgun sequence):
CTCCCTGTTTCTCAAAAGAGCTTTGAGCAAAATAACACTTCTGTGAAATACACGGTAAAGGCAAGCTAGACGTGAGCAACAAAAACACTCTAGTTACTAGAACTGCACTACATGCCAGAGAAAAATGTGTAGATTTGATTTGGAGAAAAGCTATTATGTCAGTGTACTGTGAAGACTTTACTAATAATTTATACAAGTCACGGTGGGGTGGGGGTTGTTTATTTATAATGTCCCTTTTCTGACCTCAAAATGTTGGTGAGCTGTACGAGTTaacctcagacacagtgtggtgcaactgtgtgtctgtctctcatCGTGTGTGTGCCTGAATATCTGtgtatataatttttttagAAAACCAAAAGTCGCCATCAACCACTTTCCCATCCTGAAACCATAACTCCTGCGGTGACACTCCGCTAAATGTTCTGTAACTTTTCCTTCCCTCTCACTCTCCTTTCTCCATGACCCCGGTTGCGCTGCTGCCACCGCTGTTGCTGCTGCGCTGTCTCCACTTACACGGTGACATCACTGGAGTTTCCCCTGCAGCTGCATAAATACTACAGACTCTCCAGCAGAAGTTCACTCTTAACACAAACAGCACACTCAAAGAGAGAAGTGTTAGCACAGAAGACACAGACGACTGTTCGGtttctggatttctttaaaGATCAGACGGCAGAGGCTTTGTGCACAGCATGGTTGCATACACAACCACACCAGTTGATGTCGAGGCCGGTCCTGAGGCGAAGACTGTAGTTTTAGTTGAGAAGAAATCACCTGCAGAGTGGATATGGAAGGTGTGCGCCGTCCTCGTCGTCGTGGCTCTTTGTTTAGCAGGTGTCCTGCTGTTTGCCTGGTACTGGAATACGAGGCCAGAAAGGATGGTAAGGAGCATCTCATCTTTTCGAGTATGATGAAAAGTCTTTcaaaacctgtgtgtgtgtctatatatGTATCTAAGGATTCTTTTTTCCTCCATGCAGACACAAGTAGGACAGCCAGAAGCACTAAAGGCGAAGAACACTGGCGAAAAACCAGGTGATTATACACATGGGTGCTTATGAGAGGTTTTGAGAGCTACATTTGAGTCTTTGTGGATTATTTGAGACAAGCtcacatttttcttcctttcttcagAGCCCCACTCCACGATAAAATGGATCAGCAGCAAAGCCAAGGCAGCCATCCACCTAGAAGGTGAGTCACCGCTTACCTTGATTTGGTCCTCAGCAAACAATAGGCTCATAATCTTAGCCTTCAAAGGAGCTTTTCTGAGTTTTTCTTCTCCCTCTGTGGTATTGGTAGCTCTCTTCTTTTTGGAAACCAAGAGCACAATAAGGAAGTCCCATAAGTCATTCATTAGCTTCAGTCAATACTTCATTCTGCTCTCCAAATAACAAACCTGTCAGTAATTCACACTCCGGTATTTCAAGGCTGTAACGTTTCTGATCTTTACTTGCAGGCAGCGACTCAAAAGGTCATCTGGAGTGGAGGAATGGTCAAGGCCAGGCGTTCGCTCAGGGCGGCTTCAAGTTGGAGGCCAACAAAATCATCATCCCACACACCGGCCTGTACTTCGTCTACAGCCAGGCATCCTTCAGGGTGATCTGTGGGAATAGCGATGACAATGAAGATGAGGAAAAAAGCCTCACAATTCTCAGCCACAGGATCTGGCGCTACTCAGAGTCTGTGGGAAGCCCCTCCACTCTGATGAGCGCCCTGAGGTCGGCATGCCAAGACACCATTCAGGATAGCTTCTCAGACCACGGCTGGTACAACGCCATTTACCTGGGCGCTGTGTTTCAGCTGAATGAAGGAGACACGCTGTGGACAGAAACCAACCAGCTATCAGAGCTGGAGACTGACGAAGGAAGGACCTTCTTTGGCGTGTTTGCACTTTGAAACGACTCTCCGCTTTGAGCAGAAAAGCTGCATGGAGCTTAAAAACTATGTGAACATATAGTTTTTTATTTCATCCACATGGTGATGTTTAAATATTGAAATCTCAATGGAGATGAAATTCCCAGCTGAAAACGTTAGGCTGGTTTTTTAAAACTATATAAACTGTAACAGTTTGCAACATTGTTTCTACTTTAGGCACTTTTGACATATTATTTATACTGACCTGAGATTGTATGAGGCTAGatttcctctgctgtatcaGATGATGACAAGGCTCTTTGGCTCAAGAGTTCAGATACAGAGGTG
Coding sequences:
- the LOC143421148 gene encoding tumor necrosis factor-like, giving the protein MVAYTTTPVDVEAGPEAKTVVLVEKKSPAEWIWKVCAVLVVVALCLAGVLLFAWYWNTRPERMTQVGQPEALKAKNTGEKPEPHSTIKWISSKAKAAIHLEGSDSKGHLEWRNGQGQAFAQGGFKLEANKIIIPHTGLYFVYSQASFRVICGNSDDNEDEEKSLTILSHRIWRYSESVGSPSTLMSALRSACQDTIQDSFSDHGWYNAIYLGAVFQLNEGDTLWTETNQLSELETDEGRTFFGVFAL